The Fructilactobacillus ixorae genome has a window encoding:
- a CDS encoding energy-coupling factor transporter transmembrane component T family protein → MNQLVFGNYLPGHSLLHRLHPTGKIVGLLLLITWILLANNGLNYAWLTAVILGLVRLAQVPLHLLVTSLRPFVWLIAFTVVIQLAFGHGGTTYWHWGPINVTSVGVTTAGLIFVRFLLIIIVAMLLTVTTSPNAIAKGVETLLTPLKRVGVPVAMIGIMISIALRFIPTLLNEMQTIMNAQRSRGVVFNSGKLWHRVKNVLALIIPLLVSAFRHADNLADALGASGYDASQPRSSYYQYHWHRLDTAALGLILLVGLIVIGLRGV, encoded by the coding sequence ATGAATCAACTGGTTTTTGGAAACTACCTGCCGGGTCACTCGCTTCTCCATCGCCTCCATCCCACCGGAAAAATTGTTGGGTTGCTGCTGTTAATTACCTGGATTTTACTGGCGAACAACGGGCTGAACTACGCCTGGTTGACCGCCGTCATCCTGGGGCTGGTCCGCCTCGCCCAGGTGCCATTACACCTGCTCGTGACCTCGTTACGCCCGTTTGTGTGGTTAATCGCGTTCACGGTTGTGATTCAGTTGGCCTTTGGCCACGGAGGCACGACCTACTGGCACTGGGGTCCGATCAACGTCACCAGCGTTGGGGTGACGACGGCCGGCTTAATCTTTGTCCGGTTCTTACTGATTATTATCGTTGCGATGCTTTTGACGGTGACCACGTCTCCAAACGCGATTGCGAAGGGGGTTGAAACGTTACTGACACCCTTGAAACGGGTCGGGGTCCCGGTCGCCATGATTGGAATCATGATCTCAATTGCGCTCCGGTTTATTCCAACCTTGTTGAACGAGATGCAGACGATTATGAACGCCCAGCGCTCCCGGGGTGTGGTCTTTAACAGCGGGAAGCTCTGGCACCGGGTCAAAAACGTCCTGGCGTTGATCATTCCCTTACTGGTCTCGGCCTTTCGCCACGCGGATAACCTGGCGGATGCTCTGGGTGCGAGCGGGTATGATGCGAGTCAGCCCCGCAGTAGCTACTACCAGTACCACTGGCACCGCTTAGATACCGCGGCTCTGGGCCTGATTCTGCTGGTGGGTTTGATTGTAATTGGATTGCGAGGGGTGTAA
- a CDS encoding ATP-binding cassette domain-containing protein, producing the protein MAHQVTLNHVHYTYGVNTPVAHAALHDVSLSVAAGEFVTIVGTTGSGKSTLVKLLNGLQFAQMGTVDVLGVALQPRLKASQLQQLRSQVGMVFQSPEQQLFAETVLQDVAFGPRNFGATAEVADRQARASLAQVGIAPELLSRSPFELSGGQMRRVALAGVLASQPKLLILDEPTVGLDGHGRRAILELLHSLNREQHVTIIMITHEMDIVARYAQRVVVLQAGRITQDTTPRTFFQTTPNQFVLPGAVRVGRALQAQGITFDQLPLTRLELVAQVLAHLRKEAAK; encoded by the coding sequence ATGGCTCACCAAGTTACTTTAAACCACGTTCACTATACCTATGGGGTTAACACGCCGGTGGCACACGCTGCGCTCCATGACGTGAGTTTAAGCGTGGCTGCAGGTGAGTTTGTAACAATCGTCGGGACGACCGGGAGCGGGAAATCAACGTTAGTGAAGCTTCTGAATGGACTCCAGTTCGCTCAGATGGGGACGGTTGACGTCTTAGGCGTTGCACTCCAGCCCCGGCTCAAGGCCAGTCAGTTACAACAGCTTCGGTCCCAGGTGGGGATGGTCTTTCAATCCCCTGAACAGCAGTTGTTTGCGGAAACCGTGCTCCAGGACGTTGCCTTTGGACCGCGGAACTTTGGAGCGACCGCGGAGGTGGCCGATCGCCAGGCCCGAGCAAGTTTGGCGCAGGTGGGAATTGCGCCAGAATTACTGTCCCGGTCCCCATTTGAACTATCCGGGGGCCAGATGCGACGGGTCGCACTTGCCGGCGTGCTGGCGAGCCAACCCAAGCTCCTGATTCTCGATGAACCAACGGTCGGTCTCGATGGCCATGGGCGGCGGGCCATTTTGGAATTACTGCACAGCTTAAATCGGGAGCAGCACGTTACCATCATCATGATTACCCACGAAATGGACATCGTGGCGCGGTATGCGCAGCGGGTGGTCGTGCTGCAAGCCGGCCGCATTACCCAGGACACGACGCCTCGAACCTTCTTTCAAACCACACCGAACCAGTTCGTGCTGCCTGGGGCGGTGCGGGTCGGGCGTGCGCTCCAAGCCCAGGGGATCACGTTCGACCAGCTGCCCCTGACCCGCCTGGAACTGGTAGCCCAGGTCCTCGCTCACCTTCGAAAGGAGGCGGCCAAATGA
- a CDS encoding energy-coupling factor transporter ATPase, whose translation MTATIEFQGVDFSYQPETPVLEQVSFQIPAGQTVALVGANGSGKSTIAKLITGLLTADQGQIFLDQEEVTATTITRLRQRIGIVFQNPDDQIVGATVAENTAFGLENRNVPRSVMHQRVRTALDQVGMWTYRDREPGLLSGGQKQRVALASALAVTPEVLILDEATSMLDPQAKAELNQIVKRLQQQTGLTIVLITHDLEMLGIAEQVVALADHQVAFTGTPAALFQQDQLLTQLQLERPFSLQVQRDLATAGVPVPDHDLNERELIQWLTKLL comes from the coding sequence GTGACCGCGACAATTGAATTTCAGGGCGTTGACTTTTCGTACCAACCGGAAACTCCGGTGCTGGAGCAGGTTTCCTTCCAGATTCCAGCTGGGCAAACGGTTGCCCTGGTCGGGGCGAATGGAAGTGGGAAGAGTACGATTGCCAAGCTTATAACGGGCTTGTTGACGGCCGATCAGGGGCAGATCTTCCTTGATCAGGAAGAAGTCACGGCCACGACCATTACCCGGCTCCGGCAGCGGATCGGGATCGTTTTTCAAAACCCCGATGACCAAATTGTCGGCGCGACGGTTGCCGAAAACACCGCCTTTGGGTTGGAAAATCGGAACGTGCCGCGTTCCGTAATGCACCAACGGGTTCGCACGGCCTTAGACCAAGTGGGGATGTGGACGTACCGGGATCGCGAACCCGGCTTGCTCTCCGGGGGTCAAAAGCAACGGGTTGCTCTCGCCAGTGCACTAGCAGTGACGCCCGAAGTTTTAATCTTAGACGAAGCGACGAGCATGCTGGACCCCCAGGCTAAAGCTGAACTCAACCAGATTGTGAAACGCCTGCAACAACAAACCGGCCTGACGATCGTGCTCATCACCCACGACTTAGAAATGTTAGGGATTGCCGAGCAGGTCGTGGCGCTAGCTGATCACCAGGTGGCCTTTACGGGCACTCCGGCGGCGTTATTTCAGCAGGACCAGCTCCTGACGCAGCTACAGCTGGAACGGCCGTTTAGCTTGCAAGTCCAACGTGATTTAGCAACGGCCGGCGTCCCTGTCCCGGACCATGATTTAAACGAAAGGGAATTGATTCAATGGCTCACCAAGTTACTTTAA
- the rplQ gene encoding 50S ribosomal protein L17, translating into MSYRKFGREKGPRRAMLRNLTTELIVNDRIETTEAKAKTVRSLAEQMVTLGKKGDLAARRRAAAYLQNTIADVKEDGDDIKVTTALQKLFDELAPKYQDRQGGYTRILKTMPRRGDGAQMVILEFV; encoded by the coding sequence ATGAGTTATCGTAAATTTGGTCGCGAAAAAGGCCCTCGTCGTGCTATGCTTCGTAACTTGACTACTGAATTAATCGTCAACGATCGGATCGAAACGACCGAAGCTAAAGCAAAGACGGTGAGATCATTAGCCGAACAAATGGTGACGTTAGGTAAGAAGGGTGACTTAGCTGCACGTCGGCGGGCTGCTGCTTACTTACAAAACACGATTGCCGATGTGAAAGAAGACGGCGATGACATCAAAGTTACGACGGCATTACAAAAATTGTTTGATGAACTCGCACCGAAGTATCAAGATCGTCAAGGTGGTTACACTCGGATTTTGAAGACGATGCCACGTCGTGGTGACGGTGCACAAATGGTTATCTTAGAATTTGTTTAA
- a CDS encoding DNA-directed RNA polymerase subunit alpha, with amino-acid sequence MIEFEKPNIHKIEETNNYGEVVVEPLERGYGTTLGNSLRRVLLASLPGAAVTSVQIDGVLHEFSTVKGVTEDVTKIILNLKKLKVKIESEDDQNETHTMSVNVTGPADVTGADLVTDSDTTILNPDLHIATVAEGATLHMTVTANKGRGYVSAEENKARNDEMPIGVLPVDSIYTPIERVNYQVEDTRVGQRDDFDKLTLDVWTNGSITPSEAISLAAKVLSQHLEMFVDLTDKAQQANVMVEKEESHKEKMLEMSIEELDLSVRSYNCLKRAGINTVQELTDKSMADMMKVRNLGRKSLEEIEQKLEGLGLSFRKED; translated from the coding sequence ATGATTGAATTTGAAAAGCCAAACATTCACAAAATTGAAGAAACAAATAACTATGGTGAAGTAGTTGTCGAACCATTAGAACGTGGTTACGGGACAACCTTGGGGAACTCGCTACGACGAGTTTTACTAGCTTCTTTACCAGGCGCTGCAGTTACTAGTGTTCAAATTGATGGTGTTTTACACGAATTCTCAACCGTTAAAGGGGTTACTGAGGATGTCACAAAGATCATTTTGAACTTGAAAAAGTTGAAAGTGAAAATTGAAAGTGAAGACGATCAAAACGAAACCCACACGATGAGTGTGAACGTTACTGGTCCGGCCGATGTAACTGGGGCGGACCTCGTCACTGACAGTGATACCACGATTTTGAATCCCGATTTGCACATTGCAACGGTTGCTGAGGGTGCTACTTTACACATGACGGTAACGGCGAACAAGGGCCGTGGTTATGTATCAGCTGAAGAAAATAAAGCTAGAAATGACGAAATGCCAATTGGCGTGTTACCAGTCGATTCGATCTATACCCCAATCGAACGTGTTAACTATCAGGTTGAAGATACGCGTGTTGGACAGCGTGATGACTTTGATAAATTGACTCTCGATGTTTGGACTAATGGTTCAATTACTCCTTCCGAAGCGATTAGCTTGGCAGCCAAAGTGTTATCACAACACTTAGAAATGTTCGTGGACCTCACGGACAAGGCCCAACAAGCTAACGTCATGGTGGAAAAAGAAGAAAGCCATAAAGAAAAAATGCTCGAAATGTCAATTGAAGAATTGGATCTTTCCGTTCGTTCTTACAATTGTTTAAAACGAGCTGGAATTAATACCGTGCAAGAATTAACCGATAAATCCATGGCTGACATGATGAAAGTTCGCAACCTCGGACGTAAGTCCCTGGAAGAAATCGAACAGAAGCTGGAAGGGCTTGGATTATCATTTCGTAAAGAAGACTAA
- the rpsK gene encoding 30S ribosomal protein S11, with translation MVKKNTRKRKARKHVEAGVAHIHSTFNNTLVMITDVQGNAIAWSSAGALGFRGSRKSTPFAAQMAAEAAAKAAMEHGMKTVEVAVKGPGSGRESAIRALQTTGLEVAAIRDVTPVPHNGCRPPKRRRV, from the coding sequence ATGGTTAAGAAGAATACTCGCAAACGGAAAGCAAGAAAGCACGTTGAAGCTGGGGTGGCTCACATTCACTCAACGTTCAACAACACCTTAGTAATGATTACTGACGTTCAAGGAAACGCGATTGCTTGGTCATCTGCTGGTGCATTAGGGTTCCGTGGTAGTCGGAAATCAACTCCATTTGCTGCCCAAATGGCTGCTGAAGCGGCCGCAAAAGCAGCCATGGAACATGGTATGAAGACTGTGGAAGTTGCAGTGAAGGGGCCTGGTTCGGGTCGTGAATCTGCAATTCGGGCTTTACAAACAACTGGACTGGAAGTTGCCGCAATTCGTGACGTTACTCCAGTTCCTCATAACGGTTGCCGTCCTCCAAAACGTCGTCGAGTTTAA
- the rpsM gene encoding 30S ribosomal protein S13, whose product MARIAGVDLPRNKRVVIALTYIYGVGNTTAQKVLQQAGVSEDVRTQDLTPEQEDKIRVALDEYTIEGDLRREVSMNIKRLSEIGSYRGLRHRRGLPSRGQHTKNNARTRKGKRTKK is encoded by the coding sequence ATGGCTCGTATTGCCGGAGTAGATTTACCACGTAACAAGCGTGTTGTCATTGCCCTGACTTACATTTACGGAGTTGGAAACACAACTGCCCAAAAAGTGTTGCAACAAGCTGGGGTTTCAGAAGACGTTCGGACGCAAGACTTAACTCCTGAACAAGAAGATAAGATCCGGGTTGCGCTCGATGAATACACCATCGAAGGTGACTTGCGTCGTGAAGTTAGCATGAACATCAAACGGCTCTCAGAAATCGGTTCATACCGTGGGTTGCGTCACCGTCGTGGTTTGCCTTCAAGAGGTCAACACACGAAGAATAATGCTCGGACCAGAAAAGGTAAGAGAACGAAAAAATAA
- the rpmJ gene encoding 50S ribosomal protein L36: MKVRPSVKKMCENCKIIKRKGRVMVICSANAKHKQRQGK, encoded by the coding sequence ATGAAAGTAAGACCATCAGTAAAAAAGATGTGCGAAAACTGCAAAATTATTAAGCGCAAGGGTCGAGTAATGGTAATTTGCTCTGCCAACGCTAAGCACAAACAACGCCAAGGAAAATAA
- the infA gene encoding translation initiation factor IF-1, with product MSKDNVIEIEGKITETLPNAMFRVELENGHEILAHVSGKIRMHYIKILPGDRVTVEMSPYDLTKGRITYRFK from the coding sequence GTGTCGAAAGATAACGTAATTGAAATCGAAGGAAAAATTACCGAAACGTTACCAAACGCCATGTTTCGGGTCGAACTTGAAAACGGCCACGAAATCTTAGCGCACGTTTCTGGTAAGATTAGAATGCATTACATTAAGATACTTCCAGGAGACCGGGTAACTGTTGAGATGTCACCATATGATTTAACCAAAGGTCGCATTACTTATCGGTTTAAGTAA
- a CDS encoding adenylate kinase — MNLLIMGLPGAGKGTQADFIVEQYGIPHISTGDIFRAAMKQQTPLGVKAQTYIDRGDLVPDDVTCGIVEERLQQPDTQPGYLLDGFPRTIVQAEQLEKMTTKLAKPLDAVLNIDVDPHTLVERLSGRFICKNCGATYHKLYKKPRVEGTCDVCGGHVFYQRSDDKPETVKNRLEVNLKMNTPLIDFYSNRNLLHTVDGNQAIAEVTKEINQVLSQLHTK; from the coding sequence ATGAATTTGTTGATTATGGGTCTTCCCGGAGCCGGGAAGGGGACGCAGGCTGATTTTATTGTAGAGCAGTATGGGATTCCTCATATTTCGACCGGAGACATCTTCCGGGCGGCAATGAAGCAACAAACGCCGTTGGGAGTGAAAGCTCAAACGTACATTGATCGTGGGGACCTGGTTCCCGATGACGTGACCTGTGGAATCGTTGAAGAACGCTTACAACAACCTGATACCCAGCCCGGGTACTTGTTGGATGGGTTTCCCCGGACCATTGTCCAGGCCGAACAACTAGAAAAGATGACCACCAAGTTAGCCAAACCACTCGATGCGGTGTTAAACATTGATGTTGATCCGCACACCCTCGTGGAACGGTTGTCTGGTCGGTTCATTTGTAAAAACTGTGGTGCTACTTATCATAAATTGTACAAAAAGCCTCGTGTTGAAGGTACGTGTGATGTTTGTGGTGGACATGTCTTTTACCAACGAAGCGATGACAAGCCGGAGACCGTGAAGAATCGGTTAGAAGTTAATTTAAAGATGAATACCCCATTAATTGACTTCTATTCGAACCGCAACTTGTTGCACACGGTGGATGGAAACCAAGCCATCGCGGAGGTTACTAAGGAAATCAATCAAGTGTTGTCTCAATTGCACACCAAATAA
- the secY gene encoding preprotein translocase subunit SecY, with amino-acid sequence MLSTLKSAFQDKGIRNKILFTLVVLAVFRLGAYITVPGINAKALQEVASSGLVNVLNMFSGGGLTNYSIFAMGVSPYITAQIVVQLLQMDIVPKFVEWGKQGEVGRLKLDKVTKRLTVFLAFAQSIGITAGFNALSSLKLVQNPGIGTYISIGLILTAGTMLTTWMGDMITDKGVGQGVSMIIFAGIVANIPTGFDSIYRDYIQGTAMDQMWKPALFIVALIIIMLIIVTFVTWVQQAERRIPIQYTRRAAGSADSSYLPLKVNVAGVIPVIFASAFISTPQTILMFFTKNYGESGWFKFLSELFNMQTSMGATFYTILIVVFTFFYAFVQVNPQKLAENLQKQGSYIPGVWPGRGTQDYVSRLLMRLSTIGALFLGVVSIIPLIAQNVWNLNSSIGLGGTNLLIIVGVTIEFMNQIKGLTMRQEYTGFIQNDPKAK; translated from the coding sequence ATGTTATCAACCTTAAAAAGTGCATTCCAAGACAAAGGCATTCGGAACAAAATTTTGTTCACGCTGGTTGTTCTCGCTGTGTTTCGACTGGGTGCTTACATTACAGTCCCAGGGATTAACGCAAAGGCACTTCAAGAAGTTGCTTCTTCTGGGTTAGTTAACGTTTTGAACATGTTCAGTGGTGGAGGTTTAACTAATTATTCGATCTTTGCGATGGGAGTTTCACCTTACATTACTGCTCAAATTGTGGTTCAGTTATTACAAATGGACATCGTTCCCAAGTTTGTGGAATGGGGGAAGCAGGGAGAAGTTGGGCGATTAAAGCTTGATAAAGTGACCAAGCGGCTAACCGTATTCCTCGCCTTTGCCCAGTCAATTGGAATTACGGCCGGTTTTAACGCCCTAAGTAGTTTAAAACTGGTGCAAAACCCCGGGATTGGAACTTACATTAGTATTGGGCTGATCCTGACTGCCGGAACCATGTTAACCACTTGGATGGGGGACATGATTACCGACAAGGGAGTTGGGCAAGGAGTTTCCATGATTATCTTTGCTGGAATTGTTGCGAACATTCCGACTGGATTTGACAGCATCTACCGGGATTACATTCAGGGAACGGCCATGGATCAAATGTGGAAACCCGCCCTCTTCATCGTAGCGTTGATCATCATTATGCTGATCATCGTGACCTTTGTGACCTGGGTTCAACAAGCCGAACGCCGGATTCCAATTCAATACACGCGGCGGGCCGCTGGGTCAGCTGATTCCAGTTACCTGCCCCTTAAGGTGAACGTTGCGGGAGTGATTCCTGTCATCTTTGCCAGTGCCTTTATCTCAACGCCCCAAACGATTCTGATGTTCTTTACGAAGAACTACGGTGAGTCGGGTTGGTTCAAATTCTTATCAGAATTGTTTAACATGCAAACTTCAATGGGAGCGACCTTTTACACGATTCTTATTGTGGTCTTCACGTTCTTCTACGCCTTTGTGCAGGTTAATCCGCAAAAACTGGCTGAGAACCTGCAAAAACAGGGGAGTTACATTCCTGGTGTGTGGCCCGGTCGAGGAACGCAGGATTACGTTTCGCGGTTATTGATGCGGTTAAGTACGATTGGGGCATTATTCTTAGGGGTCGTTTCAATTATCCCGTTGATTGCTCAAAACGTCTGGAACTTAAACAGCTCGATTGGACTTGGTGGGACGAACCTCTTGATTATTGTGGGAGTGACCATCGAATTCATGAACCAAATCAAGGGGTTAACCATGCGACAAGAATATACCGGGTTCATTCAGAATGATCCCAAGGCAAAGTAG
- the rplO gene encoding 50S ribosomal protein L15: MKLDELKAAAGSRSERTRKGRGRSSKGKTSGRGQKGQKARGKTRLGFEGGQMPLYRRIPKRGFTNIHRKDIVIVNVNELNAFDNGAEVTPEALVETGIIRNLKDGIKVLGNGQLDKQLTVQANKFSASAKKAIEDAGGKAEVI; the protein is encoded by the coding sequence ATGAAGTTAGACGAATTAAAAGCTGCTGCAGGTTCACGTTCAGAACGGACTCGGAAGGGTCGTGGTCGTTCCAGCAAGGGTAAAACGTCTGGTCGGGGACAAAAAGGCCAAAAAGCCCGTGGCAAAACCCGTTTAGGTTTTGAAGGGGGCCAAATGCCTTTGTATCGTCGGATTCCAAAACGCGGATTCACTAACATTCACCGCAAGGACATTGTGATCGTGAACGTTAATGAACTGAACGCGTTTGACAACGGTGCCGAAGTAACTCCTGAAGCATTAGTAGAAACTGGGATTATCCGGAACCTCAAGGACGGAATCAAGGTGCTCGGTAACGGTCAACTTGACAAACAGTTGACGGTTCAAGCCAACAAGTTCTCTGCAAGTGCGAAAAAAGCAATTGAAGATGCCGGCGGTAAAGCTGAGGTGATCTAA
- the rpmD gene encoding 50S ribosomal protein L30 — MAQLKITLVHSAAHRLPKQRKIVEALGLGRINSSVIKPDNAATRGALFKIAHLVDVEQVKD; from the coding sequence ATGGCTCAATTAAAGATTACTTTAGTTCACAGTGCTGCTCATCGTCTTCCCAAACAACGTAAGATTGTGGAAGCATTAGGATTAGGCCGGATTAACAGTAGTGTAATCAAGCCCGATAATGCAGCAACGCGGGGAGCATTATTCAAAATTGCTCACCTCGTTGACGTTGAACAAGTTAAGGATTAA
- the rpsE gene encoding 30S ribosomal protein S5, translating into MAKFIDPNKLDLDDNVVAINRITKVVKGGRRLRFAALAVVGDKNGHVGFGTGKAQEVPEAIRKAVEAAKKNLIEVPIVGTTIPHEIVGVYGGGKIMLKPAEEGSGVAAGGAVRAVMDLAGINDVTSKRLGSDTAINVIRATFEGLKGLKSATEVSELRGVSADHLAE; encoded by the coding sequence ATGGCTAAATTTATTGATCCGAACAAATTGGATTTAGATGATAATGTTGTTGCCATCAACCGGATTACAAAGGTTGTTAAAGGTGGACGGCGGCTCCGGTTTGCTGCCCTAGCGGTTGTTGGTGACAAAAATGGTCACGTTGGTTTTGGAACTGGAAAAGCGCAAGAAGTTCCAGAAGCCATTCGGAAGGCCGTTGAAGCTGCTAAGAAGAACTTGATCGAAGTTCCTATCGTTGGAACGACGATTCCCCACGAAATCGTTGGAGTTTACGGCGGGGGTAAAATTATGTTAAAACCAGCCGAAGAAGGTTCTGGAGTAGCTGCTGGTGGTGCCGTTCGTGCCGTGATGGATTTAGCGGGCATTAACGATGTTACCAGTAAACGACTTGGTTCTGACACAGCAATCAACGTTATCCGGGCAACTTTCGAAGGGCTAAAGGGACTGAAGAGTGCTACTGAAGTTTCAGAACTTCGTGGTGTTTCTGCAGACCACTTAGCTGAATAA
- the rplR gene encoding 50S ribosomal protein L18, with protein sequence MISKPSKNKTRKVRHARVRSKIAGTAECPRLDVFRSNKNIYAQVIDDVAGVTLASASTLDKEVTGSTKTEQANSVGKLVADRATAKNIKKVVFDRGGYLYHGRVAALASGARENGLEF encoded by the coding sequence TTGATTTCAAAACCAAGCAAAAACAAAACACGAAAGGTAAGACATGCTCGTGTTCGTAGTAAAATTGCTGGTACTGCTGAGTGCCCACGTTTAGACGTTTTCCGTTCTAACAAAAACATCTACGCTCAAGTAATTGATGACGTAGCGGGTGTAACGCTAGCTAGTGCCTCAACTCTTGACAAAGAAGTAACTGGAAGCACCAAAACGGAACAAGCGAACAGCGTTGGGAAGTTAGTTGCTGACCGGGCTACTGCCAAAAACATCAAAAAAGTTGTTTTTGACCGTGGTGGTTACTTATACCATGGTCGTGTGGCTGCCTTAGCATCGGGCGCGCGCGAAAATGGACTCGAATTTTAA
- the rplF gene encoding 50S ribosomal protein L6, whose product MSRIGYKTVEIPEGVTVTQNGDQVTVKGPKGELTQTFSPMVEMKVNGNEVNFEPAGKYDNKMRAMHGTSRANFNNMVEGVANGFKKNLKLVGVGYRTQLKGKTLILNVGYSNPVEVPLPEDLDVQVPDNTTIQIEGINKQHVGDFAAKVRAIRSPEPYKGKGIRYEGERIVLKEGKTGK is encoded by the coding sequence ATGAGTAGAATTGGTTACAAAACAGTTGAAATCCCAGAAGGGGTTACGGTCACTCAAAACGGTGACCAAGTGACCGTTAAGGGTCCTAAGGGTGAATTAACCCAAACTTTCTCTCCAATGGTGGAAATGAAGGTGAACGGGAACGAAGTTAACTTCGAACCAGCTGGTAAGTACGACAACAAAATGCGCGCCATGCACGGAACTTCCCGTGCGAACTTCAACAACATGGTTGAAGGGGTGGCCAACGGATTTAAGAAGAACCTTAAGTTAGTTGGGGTTGGATACCGGACCCAATTAAAGGGCAAAACCTTAATTTTAAACGTTGGTTACTCCAACCCCGTTGAAGTACCGCTTCCAGAAGACCTTGACGTGCAAGTTCCTGACAACACGACGATTCAAATCGAAGGAATTAACAAACAACACGTTGGTGATTTTGCCGCTAAAGTTCGTGCAATTCGTTCCCCAGAACCTTACAAAGGGAAAGGGATTCGTTACGAAGGCGAACGGATTGTGCTTAAAGAAGGTAAGACTGGTAAGTAG
- the rpsH gene encoding 30S ribosomal protein S8, translating into MAMTDPIADFLTRIRNANMARHTSVDVPASKIKRNIAEILKREGFISRVEYIEDDKQGVIRVFLKYGKNDERVISGLKRISKPGLRSYVKSDDVPKVLNGLGIAIISTSNGVITDKEARDKKVGGEVLAYVW; encoded by the coding sequence ATGGCAATGACAGATCCAATTGCAGACTTTTTAACTCGAATTCGGAATGCCAACATGGCACGCCATACTTCAGTTGATGTACCTGCATCTAAAATTAAACGTAATATTGCTGAAATCTTGAAGCGCGAAGGATTTATCAGTCGGGTTGAATACATCGAAGACGATAAACAAGGCGTAATCCGGGTTTTCCTCAAATATGGAAAAAACGACGAACGCGTTATTTCGGGCTTGAAACGAATTTCAAAGCCTGGTTTACGTTCGTATGTTAAATCAGATGATGTTCCTAAGGTCTTGAATGGTTTAGGGATTGCGATCATCTCAACTTCAAACGGAGTTATCACTGACAAAGAAGCTCGCGACAAAAAAGTCGGTGGCGAAGTGTTAGCTTACGTTTGGTAA
- a CDS encoding type Z 30S ribosomal protein S14, whose product MAKKSMVEKNKRPAKFSTQNYTRCERCGRPRAVYQKFHLCRVCLRQLAHRGQIPGMKKASW is encoded by the coding sequence TTGGCTAAAAAATCGATGGTAGAAAAGAACAAGCGTCCAGCTAAGTTCTCTACTCAAAACTACACTCGTTGCGAACGTTGTGGTCGACCTCGTGCGGTTTACCAAAAGTTCCACTTATGCCGGGTTTGCTTACGTCAACTTGCCCACCGGGGTCAAATTCCTGGCATGAAGAAAGCTAGTTGGTAG
- the rplE gene encoding 50S ribosomal protein L5, which yields MSTRLEERYKKEILPALVEKFNYSSIMQGPKLEKIVLNMGVGDAVTNSKNLDEAVNELTLIAGQKPLVTKAKKSIAAFRLREGMPIGAKVTLRGDKMYAFLDKLINVSLPRVRDFHGVPNRSFDGRGNYTVGIKEQLIFPEINYDDVNRVRGLDIVLVTTAKTDEEGHELLKQFGMPFAK from the coding sequence ATGTCTACTCGTTTAGAAGAAAGATATAAGAAAGAAATTCTCCCAGCACTAGTAGAAAAATTCAACTATTCATCAATTATGCAAGGACCAAAACTTGAAAAAATTGTTTTGAATATGGGTGTTGGTGATGCAGTAACAAATTCCAAGAACCTAGATGAGGCCGTTAACGAACTAACGTTAATTGCTGGCCAAAAGCCGTTGGTTACGAAAGCTAAGAAATCGATTGCCGCTTTCCGCCTGCGGGAAGGAATGCCAATCGGAGCTAAAGTAACCCTCCGCGGTGACAAAATGTACGCCTTCTTGGACAAATTAATCAACGTTTCCTTACCACGAGTTCGTGACTTCCATGGGGTGCCAAACCGCTCCTTTGATGGTCGGGGGAACTACACGGTGGGAATTAAAGAACAATTGATTTTCCCAGAAATTAACTACGATGACGTTAACCGAGTACGTGGGTTAGATATCGTGCTGGTAACGACCGCTAAAACTGATGAAGAAGGCCACGAATTGCTCAAACAATTTGGAATGCCTTTCGCTAAATAG